A single region of the Acuticoccus sediminis genome encodes:
- a CDS encoding sensor histidine kinase: MALAFLAPAVTALILYVNARERERTEIVLRSGADLTGEIAHRLSSEFQSAQTMLAIFGSSGWLGAGLYERLHARAQEALRGTERYLIVVDETGQQLLNTRVPFDTPLGKSSDQVTLPRVMETGTPSVSNLFRGGVANIPVYNVIARSELPNGERRGLILTRDATDLGAVLTRGHASGDWNVAVLDGDGQLVYPSPRLSDEAAGTRNDCSSLAGTSGANAPRLYLLQRSVTLSDWRVCVWARRPSGSIAGMNEPFSFLLLWSGLVIGAALVIGYLISRSIADTAKVANAIDAGLPPPKLSSPIREINDVMAALRRTAEVKLAKDQELALLLRETAHRAKNQLAITISLLRLSAHGASDVTQLKDDLTRRLTALGRSIDIITNRTVEAAPFELLARTQLSPFITRDEQIQLDGDEFLISQSAAQSFGLIFHELATNCTKYGAWAVPGGVVTLRWSADEKEFVVEWLERGGQRPAPSSSQQNGGFGTTLIDFLVERAFSGTIERQVDEDQFAVNIVVPVRVVSKVHSVAEVDDDR, from the coding sequence ATGGCGCTGGCGTTTCTGGCGCCCGCGGTGACGGCCCTCATCCTCTACGTCAACGCTCGCGAGCGCGAACGCACTGAAATTGTGCTGCGGAGCGGTGCCGACCTTACGGGCGAGATCGCCCATCGGCTGAGCAGCGAATTCCAATCGGCCCAGACCATGCTCGCGATCTTCGGTTCCAGCGGCTGGCTCGGAGCGGGTCTGTACGAGCGGCTTCACGCCAGGGCACAGGAAGCGTTGCGCGGCACGGAACGCTATCTGATCGTGGTCGACGAGACCGGACAGCAGCTCCTCAACACGCGCGTTCCGTTCGACACCCCGCTGGGTAAGTCCTCCGACCAGGTGACGCTTCCGCGCGTGATGGAGACCGGCACGCCATCGGTCTCCAACCTGTTCCGCGGCGGCGTCGCCAACATTCCAGTCTACAATGTCATTGCGCGGTCGGAGCTGCCGAACGGCGAGCGTCGCGGCCTCATTCTGACGAGAGATGCGACCGACCTTGGGGCGGTCCTCACCCGCGGGCACGCCTCGGGCGACTGGAACGTCGCGGTTCTGGATGGCGATGGCCAGCTTGTCTATCCGTCGCCGCGGCTCAGCGATGAAGCCGCCGGAACACGGAACGATTGCTCGAGTCTCGCCGGAACCTCCGGCGCGAATGCCCCGCGGCTCTACCTCCTTCAACGCAGTGTGACGCTGTCCGATTGGCGCGTCTGCGTCTGGGCCAGGCGCCCCTCCGGCTCGATCGCGGGAATGAACGAGCCGTTTTCGTTTCTCCTCCTGTGGTCAGGCCTGGTGATCGGCGCGGCGCTTGTCATCGGCTATCTGATCAGCCGCTCGATCGCCGACACGGCGAAAGTCGCAAATGCCATCGACGCAGGACTGCCGCCGCCGAAGCTTTCCTCACCCATTCGCGAGATCAACGATGTCATGGCGGCCCTGCGCCGGACTGCGGAGGTAAAGCTCGCCAAGGACCAGGAGTTGGCGCTCCTTCTGCGCGAAACCGCGCACCGGGCGAAGAATCAGTTGGCGATCACGATTTCGCTGCTGCGCCTGTCGGCCCACGGCGCGTCGGATGTGACACAGCTCAAGGATGACCTGACGCGGCGCCTCACGGCGCTCGGGCGCTCCATCGACATCATAACGAACCGTACGGTCGAGGCCGCCCCGTTCGAACTCCTCGCCCGCACGCAACTCTCCCCTTTCATTACGCGGGACGAGCAGATTCAACTGGACGGCGACGAGTTCCTGATCTCGCAGAGCGCCGCGCAGTCCTTCGGACTGATCTTTCATGAATTGGCGACCAACTGCACCAAATACGGTGCCTGGGCAGTGCCCGGAGGCGTCGTGACGCTGCGCTGGAGCGCGGACGAAAAGGAATTCGTGGTCGAGTGGCTGGAGCGCGGCGGACAACGGCCCGCCCCCTCATCGTCCCAGCAGAACGGCGGCTTCGGAACGACCCTGATCGACTTCCTCGTCGAACGCGCCTTCAGCGGAACGATCGAAAGGCAGGTCGACGAAGACCAGTTTGCGGTGAACATCGTCGTTCCCGTCCGCGTCGTCTCCAAGGTCCATTCGGTCGCCGAGGTCGACGACGACCGCTAG
- a CDS encoding winged helix-turn-helix transcriptional regulator, whose product MDKPVRSGCPINLTLETLGDRWSLIVIRDIMFGNRRHYRDLLNNSEEGIASNILADRLKKLTEAGLLSTSPDPAHKQKTVYSLTEPAIQLVPLLAQMGAWGRRFTPATRELSIRAQLLEEGGPEMWEAFMAELRSLHLGAEPPARSVIGELTEAYRAALAE is encoded by the coding sequence GTGGACAAACCAGTTCGGTCCGGTTGCCCGATCAACCTGACGCTCGAGACGCTCGGCGATCGCTGGAGCCTGATCGTCATCCGCGACATCATGTTCGGCAATCGCCGACACTATCGCGACCTGCTCAACAATTCCGAGGAAGGCATCGCCTCGAATATCCTGGCCGACCGGCTGAAGAAGCTGACGGAAGCGGGACTGCTGTCGACTAGCCCGGACCCGGCACACAAACAGAAGACGGTCTACAGCCTGACGGAGCCGGCGATCCAACTCGTACCGCTGCTTGCCCAGATGGGCGCTTGGGGCCGGCGCTTCACGCCGGCGACGCGGGAGCTGTCGATCCGCGCGCAGCTGCTCGAAGAGGGCGGTCCGGAGATGTGGGAGGCGTTCATGGCGGAATTACGCAGCCTGCATCTCGGAGCGGAGCCGCCGGCACGCTCGGTGATTGGGGAACTGACTGAGGCCTATCGGGCGGCACTCGCCGAATGA
- a CDS encoding YciI family protein, with product MAKFITIGYGDPADYDRTPQVVRDAAHAQDAKLVSEGALVGIAGAPVQVRNPNAASMETRNGPFMTSDLPIAGFAVIEAASLEEAIDKVSRVPCAVAHGVVEVWPLK from the coding sequence ATGGCGAAATTCATCACCATCGGCTACGGCGACCCGGCCGACTACGACCGCACGCCCCAAGTTGTCAGGGACGCCGCGCATGCACAGGACGCCAAACTGGTTTCGGAAGGCGCTCTGGTCGGGATTGCCGGCGCCCCGGTCCAGGTGCGCAACCCCAATGCCGCCAGCATGGAAACACGCAATGGCCCGTTCATGACCTCGGATCTCCCGATCGCAGGTTTCGCGGTGATCGAGGCCGCCAGTCTGGAAGAGGCCATCGACAAGGTCTCGCGGGTTCCGTGCGCCGTTGCACACGGCGTCGTCGAAGTCTGGCCGCTGAAGTAA
- a CDS encoding tyrosine-type recombinase/integrase, producing MTKITKRSVDAAVPGDKEFFIWDDELKGFGLRVYPSGRKMYLAQFRAGGRLRRINIGLHGALTPELARTEAMKHLSQVRLGGDPANDRDRRKASPTMKEFGMRFLAEHVALHCKPSTYGEYKRSVELFINPKLGSHRIIDITRADVVGLHQSMKNIPYQANRTLGVLSIMFTVAHTWGVRTDGVNPCWKVKRYKEVKRERYLTADELARLGKVLREADEEPEAANCIRLLLLTGCRLGEIQTLKWDYVDLKTGVLRLPDSKTGAKLVPIGQAAIEVLKSIPKVKNNPYVITGRVEGQHLTDMQKPWRRLRKRAELDGLRIHDLRHSFASDALQLGQDLTMIGKLLGHTQVQTTARYAHLKTDPIRTAADAVSDAIAAALAGAPKPETENRDVDTAA from the coding sequence ATGACCAAGATCACGAAGCGCTCCGTCGACGCCGCGGTCCCTGGAGACAAGGAATTTTTCATCTGGGATGATGAGTTGAAGGGCTTCGGGCTGCGGGTCTATCCGTCAGGCCGCAAGATGTATCTCGCGCAGTTCAGAGCCGGCGGACGGCTCCGCCGCATCAATATCGGCCTTCATGGCGCCCTCACCCCCGAGCTCGCGCGCACCGAGGCGATGAAGCATCTTTCGCAAGTGCGCCTTGGCGGCGACCCGGCAAACGATCGGGACCGCCGTAAGGCGTCGCCCACGATGAAGGAGTTCGGCATGCGCTTCCTCGCCGAGCATGTCGCGCTTCACTGCAAGCCCTCGACCTATGGCGAATACAAACGGTCCGTCGAGTTGTTCATCAATCCCAAGCTGGGGTCGCATCGCATCATCGACATCACGCGAGCCGATGTGGTCGGGCTCCATCAGTCCATGAAGAACATCCCCTACCAAGCGAACCGGACCCTCGGTGTGCTCTCAATCATGTTCACCGTCGCCCACACCTGGGGCGTGCGAACCGACGGCGTGAACCCGTGCTGGAAGGTGAAGCGGTACAAGGAGGTGAAGCGCGAGCGATATCTGACCGCAGATGAACTCGCCCGCCTTGGCAAAGTGCTGCGTGAGGCCGATGAGGAGCCCGAAGCCGCCAACTGCATTCGCCTACTGTTGCTGACCGGATGCCGGCTCGGGGAAATCCAGACCCTCAAATGGGACTATGTCGATTTGAAAACCGGTGTGCTTCGATTGCCCGATTCCAAAACCGGCGCCAAGCTGGTGCCGATCGGCCAGGCCGCCATCGAGGTATTGAAGTCTATTCCCAAGGTGAAGAACAACCCCTACGTCATCACCGGTAGGGTCGAGGGACAGCACCTCACCGATATGCAGAAGCCGTGGCGGCGGCTGCGAAAGCGTGCGGAGTTAGATGGTCTACGTATTCACGATCTGCGCCATTCCTTTGCCTCGGACGCCCTGCAGCTCGGCCAGGACCTGACGATGATCGGAAAGCTACTCGGTCACACGCAGGTGCAGACGACCGCCCGCTACGCCCATCTCAAGACGGATCCAATTCGC